The genomic window GACCTCCAGCTGCGCCTCGCGGGCGACGACGGTGGCCACCTGCTCACCGTCGCCGTCGCGGTAGACGGGCGCGATCGTCGCCCGGCCCGGCTGCAGCACCGAGTCGAGGACCTGGGCCTGCTCGGCGGCGGCCGCCTGCGCGTCGTCGCGGGCGGAGCTGAGCACGACGTTCCAGGTGCCCAGCGCCAGGATCGCGGCCACGGCGGCGGCGACGAGGGCGTTGGGCAGCACCCGCCGCCACGCGGTGGGCGCGGGCGGGACGGGCGCCGCGGCCGGCGGCTCGTATCCCGGGAAGCCCGTCGCCGCGGGGGCGTCGGTGCGGCGGCGCCCGCCGGACGCGGCGGTGGCGCCGGACGGCCGGGCAGGGGGGACGTCGGCCGGGAGGTCGGCGCCGGCCGGGGGCGGCAGCTGCTCGGTCTGCTCGACGGCGGCACGCAGCCGGTCGCGCAGCCCCTCGCTCGGCTCGGCCTGCGGCAGGTCGCCGGCCAGCGCGGACATCACCTCGGAGGTCTCGGCGACGGTCCGGGCGCAGCGGGGGCAGCTGGGCAGATGGGCGCCGAAGAGCGTCTCGTCCTCCG from Geodermatophilus normandii includes these protein-coding regions:
- a CDS encoding anti-sigma factor domain-containing protein, with amino-acid sequence MNPRDDDHEPYDELAVGWALHALEPEDETLFGAHLPSCPRCARTVAETSEVMSALAGDLPQAEPSEGLRDRLRAAVEQTEQLPPPAGADLPADVPPARPSGATAASGGRRRTDAPAATGFPGYEPPAAAPVPPAPTAWRRVLPNALVAAAVAAILALGTWNVVLSSARDDAQAAAAEQAQVLDSVLQPGRATIAPVYRDGDGEQVATVVAREAQLEVVTHGLQVNDDSDSVYVVWGMVDDSPVALGTFDVVSPQTDLRTVGSASTGLDGYVGYAISIEPGRQMPSEPTDVVASGQVTS